Proteins found in one Paenibacillus borealis genomic segment:
- a CDS encoding methyl-accepting chemotaxis protein translates to MSYNKAKNTIKDNVSEANRQTIIQTSEKLDITLKQYENLALQLYFDTQMQSNLTELAAAASSYDKFVATDAISKKLSSQTTTDSNIVAISLIPEDPAMTIISSGSSGLTMDGLRDQEWYKTAVKNSTSYEPYYSSEAKSAQNYWFPTSVEGDGGKNIAMVRSLKNLGSNAGYVVLLELKSTLLEEAFESVKLGDGSRIQLVSPEGTVVASSVPAEDGKVSELNFIMESKKNSESQEAKDANGKDVLAVYNPMEKADWKLAGVVPTGELVKAATPILFTTFIAAGAAALLAILVGFWMVQMIAKPLARLKDLMVQGAKGDLSVRTEYVSKDEIGQLSASFNLMMARITELVAQTTDTAREVLETANELGDASRKTAISAKEIAAATEEIAGGAGSLAQEAERGNELTDLIATQMQSVIAANAEMDQAARGVGEASGHGASQLEELLEQTGRTGEMTSALVNRVNNLKETVYSVIKVLDVMKNITQQTNILSLNATIEAARAGEAGRGFMVVAGEVRQLADQSKQSIALVAGITDKIMAEMDETVAVLSEVAPLFKEQMSSVKSTSDIFVSVKGQMEDFITSLESVTGAIDSLNHSQGVLSDAMSNVSAVAQQSSATSEEVASLSNEQQNVSDQLVSLSGKLQSASTQLESKLSLFKI, encoded by the coding sequence ATGTCTTACAACAAAGCCAAGAATACCATTAAGGACAATGTTTCCGAAGCCAACCGGCAGACGATTATTCAGACTTCCGAGAAGCTTGATATTACCTTGAAGCAGTATGAAAATTTGGCGCTTCAGTTGTATTTCGATACGCAAATGCAATCGAATCTGACTGAGCTTGCCGCTGCTGCGAGCAGTTATGATAAATTTGTGGCTACAGACGCTATCAGCAAGAAGCTCTCCAGCCAGACTACAACAGATTCGAATATCGTAGCGATCTCGCTGATTCCAGAGGATCCGGCGATGACGATCATTTCGAGCGGGAGCTCCGGTCTTACCATGGACGGCTTAAGAGACCAGGAATGGTACAAAACTGCTGTCAAAAATTCAACTTCGTATGAGCCTTATTATTCCTCGGAAGCGAAGTCCGCACAGAACTACTGGTTCCCGACTTCCGTTGAAGGTGATGGCGGCAAGAATATCGCTATGGTCAGATCGCTCAAGAATCTGGGTTCGAATGCAGGTTATGTTGTTTTGCTTGAGCTTAAGAGCACTCTGCTTGAAGAAGCCTTCGAGAGTGTGAAGCTTGGAGACGGTTCGCGGATTCAGCTGGTTTCACCGGAAGGAACGGTTGTTGCCTCTTCCGTACCGGCAGAGGACGGCAAGGTATCGGAGCTTAACTTTATTATGGAGAGCAAGAAGAACAGCGAGAGCCAGGAAGCTAAGGATGCGAATGGCAAAGATGTTCTGGCTGTGTACAACCCGATGGAGAAGGCGGACTGGAAGCTCGCCGGAGTCGTTCCCACCGGCGAGCTGGTTAAAGCCGCAACTCCGATTTTGTTCACAACATTTATAGCGGCTGGAGCTGCAGCTCTGCTTGCTATTCTAGTCGGCTTTTGGATGGTGCAGATGATTGCCAAGCCGCTGGCACGTCTGAAGGATCTTATGGTTCAGGGGGCTAAGGGTGACCTTAGCGTCCGTACAGAGTACGTCTCGAAGGATGAGATTGGCCAGCTGTCTGCCTCTTTCAATCTGATGATGGCGCGGATCACCGAACTGGTTGCCCAGACCACGGATACTGCGCGTGAGGTGCTTGAAACAGCAAATGAGCTGGGTGATGCTTCCCGCAAGACGGCAATTTCTGCCAAAGAGATTGCTGCTGCTACAGAAGAGATTGCCGGCGGAGCCGGAAGTCTGGCGCAGGAGGCGGAACGCGGCAATGAACTGACGGATCTGATTGCTACCCAGATGCAGAGTGTTATTGCTGCTAATGCCGAGATGGATCAGGCTGCCCGCGGAGTAGGGGAAGCCAGCGGACACGGTGCCAGCCAGCTCGAAGAGCTGCTGGAACAGACGGGCCGCACTGGTGAAATGACAAGTGCGCTGGTTAACAGGGTCAACAACCTGAAGGAAACGGTGTATTCCGTGATTAAGGTGCTGGATGTAATGAAGAATATTACACAGCAGACGAATATCCTGTCGCTGAATGCGACGATTGAAGCGGCAAGAGCGGGTGAAGCGGGCAGAGGCTTCATGGTCGTAGCTGGTGAAGTCCGGCAGCTCGCTGACCAGTCCAAGCAGTCTATCGCCTTGGTTGCCGGCATCACAGACAAGATTATGGCTGAAATGGATGAGACCGTAGCAGTGCTGTCAGAAGTGGCCCCGCTGTTCAAGGAACAGATGAGTTCAGTCAAGAGTACCAGCGATATCTTCGTATCGGTGAAGGGACAAATGGAAGACTTCATTACCAGCCTGGAATCGGTCACCGGTGCGATCGACAGCCTGAATCATTCCCAAGGCGTGTTGTCTGATGCCATGAGCAATGTAAGTGCGGTTGCGCAGCAGTCTTCGGCCACTTCTGAAGAAGTTGCTTCCCTCAGCAATGAGCAGCAGAATGTCAGTGATCAGCTCGTATCGCTGTCCGGCAAGCTGCAGAGTGCTTCGACCCAGCTGGAGAGCAAGCTGTCGCTGTTTAAGATTTAA
- a CDS encoding LacI family DNA-binding transcriptional regulator: MAKKVTMQKIADHLGVSKFVVSKSLSGKGGVNETTRERVIQAASQLGYFTQKNAYVQSIKRPLQPADSDRNKQSVLVLMPNIRSQTQDSLYWGKIVDGIALALDQEGLGMVIVSEHRTDNFINILNPNGLLGLIGVGQISTSLLLEVHRIGLPMVLIDHEDPLIPSDTVFANNTDSMTRLSNHLMGTGHTELHFIGNIRYSRSFRDRWIGFRSALEENAMKTPAGDDEMLQLEGMDDGTFDESFKQWMQRRKKAKSLPTALVCANDFIALTISDVLKAEGFTIPGEVSVTGFDNIEDATRGVPPLTTVHVPKEAMGRAAVEKLLNRIHNPSAPLEKILIAADIVHRDSVAGPRG, encoded by the coding sequence ATGGCTAAGAAAGTCACCATGCAAAAAATCGCCGACCATCTCGGTGTCTCCAAATTTGTCGTGTCCAAATCCCTGTCCGGCAAAGGCGGTGTCAACGAAACTACCCGGGAGCGGGTCATTCAGGCCGCTTCGCAATTAGGCTATTTCACTCAGAAGAATGCCTATGTTCAGAGTATCAAACGCCCGTTGCAGCCTGCGGACAGTGACCGGAACAAACAGTCTGTCCTGGTTCTGATGCCTAATATCCGTTCACAAACCCAGGATTCCCTGTATTGGGGGAAGATTGTAGACGGTATTGCACTTGCACTGGACCAGGAAGGTCTGGGCATGGTCATAGTGTCTGAGCACCGGACGGATAATTTCATCAATATCCTCAACCCTAACGGACTGCTCGGGCTGATTGGCGTGGGCCAGATCTCTACCTCACTGCTGCTGGAGGTGCACCGCATCGGCCTGCCGATGGTGCTGATTGACCATGAAGATCCGCTTATTCCAAGTGATACGGTATTCGCCAATAACACGGATTCCATGACCCGGCTCAGCAATCACCTGATGGGCACGGGACATACAGAGCTGCATTTTATCGGAAATATCCGCTACTCCCGCAGCTTCCGAGACCGTTGGATCGGCTTCCGCAGTGCCCTGGAAGAGAATGCAATGAAGACGCCTGCCGGAGATGATGAAATGCTCCAGCTGGAGGGAATGGATGATGGAACTTTTGATGAGAGCTTTAAGCAATGGATGCAGAGACGTAAGAAAGCCAAAAGTCTGCCAACCGCACTAGTCTGTGCCAATGACTTCATTGCGCTCACCATCAGTGATGTGCTCAAGGCAGAAGGCTTTACGATTCCGGGTGAAGTTTCGGTAACCGGCTTTGATAATATTGAGGATGCTACGCGGGGTGTTCCTCCACTCACTACTGTGCATGTTCCTAAGGAGGCCATGGGCCGGGCGGCGGTAGAGAAGCTGCTGAACCGTATCCATAATCCTTCCGCACCGCTGGAGAAGATCCTGATTGCTGCCGACATTGTCCACCGGGATTCGGTGGCCGGACCAAGAGGATAA
- a CDS encoding alpha/beta fold hydrolase, whose amino-acid sequence MAAIPQNEQTLHRFISVLCSPLSIVQYVLTKRDALIYKPPGELIPVQDACLHAHVMGKGEHTVILEAGMGGSSLDWALVQPELSLYAKVVSYDRAGLGWSGSSSQPESATCRKYVRELRELLKAMDCKPPYILVGHSYGGMIVRCFAGEYPDEVEGLLLVDAVHESRYLTDEMSNRRKQQREANRRQYKLGYLLAPAGIPRLLRRPVGGRRLPAAIQKNASSLGYRKSAYRAAYAELLCAEESALQLKKAEPLSSKLPITVLSAGNPDEEWQQGQQRLARLTPNVQHITEEDPRHSIPIHKPETVVKYVTELLNTL is encoded by the coding sequence ATGGCCGCGATTCCGCAGAACGAGCAGACTCTGCACCGGTTCATTTCAGTCCTTTGTTCACCGCTGTCCATTGTTCAATATGTCCTTACGAAGCGTGATGCTCTAATATACAAGCCTCCGGGAGAACTGATTCCTGTGCAGGATGCCTGCCTTCATGCCCATGTCATGGGGAAGGGAGAGCACACCGTAATTCTGGAAGCGGGTATGGGGGGATCATCGCTGGACTGGGCGCTGGTGCAGCCGGAGCTGTCACTGTATGCCAAGGTGGTCTCGTATGACCGCGCAGGCCTGGGCTGGAGCGGGAGCAGCAGCCAGCCGGAAAGCGCAACCTGCAGGAAATACGTCAGGGAGCTCAGAGAACTGCTGAAGGCAATGGACTGCAAGCCTCCATATATTCTGGTGGGCCATTCCTATGGAGGTATGATTGTGAGATGCTTTGCGGGGGAATATCCGGATGAAGTGGAGGGGCTGCTGCTGGTTGATGCTGTACATGAGAGCCGTTATCTTACGGATGAAATGAGCAACCGCCGGAAACAGCAGCGGGAGGCGAACAGGCGGCAATATAAGCTGGGTTATCTGTTGGCGCCTGCGGGGATTCCCCGCTTGCTTAGGAGGCCTGTAGGAGGACGGAGACTCCCGGCAGCTATCCAAAAAAACGCCTCGAGTCTGGGATACCGCAAGAGTGCATACCGGGCCGCATATGCCGAGCTGCTCTGCGCGGAAGAGAGTGCCCTGCAGCTGAAGAAGGCAGAGCCGCTTAGCAGTAAGCTGCCTATTACGGTGCTTAGTGCCGGCAATCCGGACGAAGAATGGCAGCAGGGGCAGCAGCGCTTAGCCAGGTTGACCCCAAACGTACAGCATATTACCGAAGAAGACCCCCGGCACTCCATCCCCATACACAAGCCGGAGACTGTCGTTAAATATGTCACGGAATTATTGAACACATTATAG
- a CDS encoding glycoside hydrolase family 130 protein: MSTLFTERKAQLTERYESLIARKNEKVSFGNGTYDRYQYPLLTAEHAPLIWRYDFNPATNPYFAERIGVNGIFNPGAIELDGKFYIIARVEGNDRKSFFAVAESDSGVDGFRFWDHPVVLPETEDPDINVYDMRLVKHADGWIYGLFCTERKDPAALHGDLSSAVAQCGITRTRDLKTWERLADLKTGSAQQRNVVLHPEFVDGKYAFYTRPQDGFIDAGSGGGIGWGLSDTIENAVITSETIMDQRYYHTIKEVKNGQGPAPVRTPQGWLHIAHGVRNTAAGLRYVLYAFLSDLDEPNKVTHAPGGHFIAPDGEERVGDVSNVVFCNGVIARDNGDIYIYYASSDTRIHVVTTTVDQMLDYVLNTPEDPLRSYACVQQRITLIDRNLQLQ; encoded by the coding sequence ATGAGCACATTATTCACAGAACGCAAGGCGCAGTTGACGGAACGATATGAATCACTGATTGCCCGCAAAAATGAGAAGGTATCCTTTGGCAACGGCACTTATGACCGTTATCAATACCCGCTGCTCACAGCAGAGCATGCGCCGCTGATCTGGCGTTATGACTTCAACCCCGCAACCAATCCTTATTTCGCTGAACGGATCGGTGTGAACGGCATCTTCAATCCAGGGGCCATTGAGCTGGACGGCAAGTTCTACATTATTGCCCGTGTTGAGGGGAATGACCGTAAATCCTTCTTCGCTGTAGCCGAGAGCGACAGCGGTGTAGACGGCTTCCGCTTCTGGGATCATCCGGTTGTCCTGCCGGAAACTGAAGATCCGGATATCAACGTCTATGATATGCGTCTGGTGAAACATGCCGACGGCTGGATCTACGGCCTGTTCTGCACCGAGCGCAAAGATCCCGCTGCCCTTCACGGTGATCTGTCCAGCGCAGTTGCCCAGTGCGGCATCACCCGCACCAGGGACCTGAAGACCTGGGAACGCCTGGCCGATCTCAAGACCGGCTCAGCCCAGCAGCGTAATGTGGTGCTGCATCCTGAATTCGTAGACGGCAAATATGCCTTCTACACCCGCCCGCAGGACGGGTTCATTGATGCAGGCTCCGGCGGCGGCATCGGCTGGGGACTGTCCGATACCATTGAGAATGCTGTAATTACCAGCGAAACCATTATGGATCAGCGTTACTATCATACGATCAAGGAAGTGAAGAACGGCCAGGGCCCTGCACCGGTCAGAACACCTCAGGGCTGGCTGCATATCGCCCATGGGGTACGCAACACTGCTGCCGGACTGCGCTATGTACTGTATGCGTTCTTATCCGATCTGGATGAGCCTAACAAGGTTACCCATGCCCCCGGCGGACACTTCATCGCTCCGGACGGCGAAGAACGCGTCGGCGATGTATCCAACGTTGTCTTCTGCAACGGCGTAATCGCCCGGGACAACGGGGACATCTACATCTACTACGCTTCCTCCGACACCCGGATTCATGTGGTCACCACTACTGTGGATCAAATGCTTGATTATGTGCTGAATACTCCTGAAGATCCGCTCCGCTCTTATGCCTGTGTCCAGCAGCGCATTACCTTGATCGACCGGAATCTCCAGCTGCAATAG
- a CDS encoding AGE family epimerase/isomerase, producing the protein MTKSPLIWRNEMEAELKDNILSFWMKHTLDEEHGGFVGEIDNQMNINPEAGKSLVLNARILWTFASAYRIYGDAEYLTMAERAHAYLTQYFTDSEYGGYYWMVDALGAPSERKKQIYGQAFAIYALAEFHHATGRQDALDQAVALFRLVEQYGYDPLYKGYIEALSEQWQMTENLSLSSKDMNEKKSMNTHLHVLEGYTGLYRVWKSEELRVRLAELIEVMLLHIIDKEGKHFHLFLDEEWNIKSDHISYGHDIEGSWLLVEAAEVLGDEELLHRVRAVALSMAEATLAEGIDADGGIWNEADHNGLLDKNKDWWPQAEAIVGFYNAYQLSGDARFRDAAEAAWTFTNSYMVDHKLGEWFWAVDESLQPLAHASKVSAWKCPYHNSRACFEMIGRLTATSKETK; encoded by the coding sequence ATGACGAAATCGCCCCTGATTTGGCGGAATGAAATGGAAGCAGAGCTGAAAGACAATATCCTCAGCTTTTGGATGAAGCATACCCTGGACGAAGAGCATGGCGGATTTGTAGGAGAAATTGACAACCAGATGAATATCAATCCGGAGGCCGGAAAAAGTCTGGTGCTGAACGCACGGATTCTGTGGACCTTTGCGAGCGCTTACCGCATATATGGCGACGCTGAATACCTGACTATGGCGGAACGGGCCCACGCCTATTTGACTCAATATTTCACCGACAGCGAATATGGCGGCTATTACTGGATGGTAGATGCGCTGGGTGCTCCTTCCGAACGTAAAAAACAGATCTACGGGCAGGCTTTCGCCATCTATGCCCTGGCAGAGTTCCATCATGCTACCGGACGCCAGGATGCGCTTGATCAGGCTGTGGCACTGTTCCGTCTGGTTGAGCAATATGGCTATGATCCGCTATATAAAGGTTATATCGAAGCCCTCTCTGAGCAGTGGCAGATGACAGAAAACTTAAGTCTGAGCAGCAAGGATATGAACGAAAAGAAATCGATGAACACCCATCTGCATGTGCTCGAAGGCTACACCGGCCTGTACCGCGTGTGGAAATCCGAGGAACTTCGGGTCCGGCTGGCTGAGCTGATTGAGGTCATGCTCCTCCACATCATTGATAAGGAAGGCAAGCATTTCCATCTGTTCCTGGATGAAGAGTGGAATATCAAGTCAGACCATATCTCCTATGGCCATGATATCGAAGGCAGCTGGCTGCTGGTCGAAGCGGCTGAAGTGCTTGGGGATGAAGAGCTGCTGCACCGGGTGCGGGCAGTTGCACTGTCCATGGCCGAAGCTACATTAGCTGAAGGCATTGACGCTGACGGCGGCATCTGGAATGAAGCCGATCATAACGGGCTGCTGGATAAGAATAAAGACTGGTGGCCGCAGGCTGAAGCCATTGTCGGCTTCTATAATGCTTATCAGCTATCCGGAGATGCGCGGTTCCGTGATGCTGCCGAGGCCGCCTGGACGTTCACTAACAGTTACATGGTCGATCATAAGCTAGGCGAGTGGTTCTGGGCTGTTGATGAGTCACTGCAGCCGCTTGCGCATGCTTCCAAGGTCAGTGCCTGGAAATGCCCTTATCATAACAGCAGAGCCTGCTTTGAAATGATCGGAAGACTGACAGCAACCTCAAAGGAGACTAAATAA
- a CDS encoding glycoside hydrolase family 113 has translation MSLLDEYVGGVTWGFMGRRGTWANEAAESSMELMKSATGANWTAIAFSALQATPQSTEIPYWAEPTVSDEEVCWAIRKAKSLDLKVCLKPIVNCADGTWRAHINFFDKDVPCEPKWSEWFRSYTAFILHYAVLAEESGCEMFCVGCELVQADRRAAEWRVLIAEVRKVYSGVITYNCDKYQEDNVSWWDALDVISSSGYYPEQDWEMQLDRIEAVVTSHGKPFFFMEAGCPSRTGSAAIPNDWSLKSGPDPEEQSRFYLAMFGACRKRDWVQGFMLWDWPAKLYALDEAADNDDYCMYGKPAAGIIEAYYSYKTKSSPSL, from the coding sequence ATGTCACTGCTAGACGAGTATGTCGGAGGCGTAACCTGGGGGTTCATGGGCAGACGGGGAACCTGGGCTAATGAAGCAGCGGAATCTTCCATGGAGCTGATGAAATCAGCTACCGGTGCCAACTGGACCGCCATTGCGTTCAGCGCGCTTCAAGCTACCCCGCAATCCACAGAGATTCCCTATTGGGCGGAACCTACGGTCAGCGATGAAGAGGTATGCTGGGCCATCCGCAAAGCAAAGTCACTTGATCTGAAGGTCTGCCTGAAGCCGATTGTGAATTGTGCAGACGGCACGTGGCGGGCTCATATCAACTTCTTCGACAAGGATGTTCCCTGCGAGCCGAAATGGTCGGAGTGGTTCCGTTCCTATACTGCTTTTATCCTCCATTATGCTGTGCTTGCCGAAGAAAGCGGTTGCGAGATGTTCTGTGTCGGCTGTGAGCTGGTGCAGGCGGACCGGCGGGCCGCAGAATGGCGCGTCCTGATTGCCGAGGTCCGCAAAGTGTACAGCGGTGTAATCACCTATAACTGCGATAAGTATCAGGAGGATAACGTGAGCTGGTGGGATGCCCTTGATGTAATCTCTTCCAGCGGCTATTACCCCGAGCAGGACTGGGAAATGCAGCTGGACCGGATTGAAGCGGTGGTCACAAGCCATGGCAAGCCCTTCTTCTTCATGGAAGCGGGATGCCCCAGCCGGACCGGAAGTGCCGCCATTCCGAATGACTGGAGTCTCAAGAGCGGCCCGGATCCTGAAGAGCAAAGCCGGTTCTACCTTGCCATGTTCGGCGCCTGCCGGAAGCGTGACTGGGTACAGGGCTTCATGCTGTGGGATTGGCCGGCCAAGCTCTATGCGCTGGACGAAGCAGCAGACAACGATGATTACTGCATGTACGGCAAACCGGCGGCAGGCATTATAGAAGCGTATTACAGCTACAAGACGAAATCTTCGCCTTCCTTGTAG
- a CDS encoding glycoside hydrolase family 130 protein, which yields MKEIQLIGANIPNMPWQDRPEGNENPVWRHSDNPVIKRNPAKGVARIFNSAVIAYEGSFLGVFRVEDNTTRPHLRMGHSQDGLDWKIEDAPIPFIDEQGNSYMPRYAYDPRLVKVEDTYYIIWCTDFYGAAIGVARTQDFKTFISLENPFLPFNRNGVLFPKKINGNFVMLSRPSDSGHTPFGDVFLSESPDFVYWGKHRHVMSRGGQGWWQSTKIGGGPAPIETSEGWLMFYHGVTGTCNGLVYSMGAVILDKDEPSRVKYRSRNFVLTPEEWYEERGFVNNVLFPCATLNDAETGRIAIYYGAADTYVGVAYTTVQEIVNYVIDTHEEVGDDADLGKI from the coding sequence ATGAAGGAAATTCAACTGATTGGAGCTAACATTCCTAATATGCCTTGGCAGGACAGACCCGAGGGGAACGAGAACCCGGTATGGAGACACAGTGACAATCCGGTGATCAAACGCAATCCTGCCAAAGGGGTTGCACGTATTTTCAATAGTGCGGTAATTGCCTATGAAGGAAGCTTCCTCGGCGTATTCCGCGTTGAGGATAATACAACCCGCCCGCATCTGCGGATGGGCCATAGCCAAGACGGACTGGACTGGAAAATTGAAGACGCTCCCATTCCGTTCATTGATGAACAAGGCAATTCCTATATGCCGAGATATGCCTACGATCCGCGTCTGGTTAAGGTTGAAGATACGTACTACATCATCTGGTGTACGGATTTCTACGGTGCCGCTATCGGTGTTGCCAGAACACAGGACTTCAAGACCTTCATCAGCCTGGAAAATCCATTCCTGCCGTTCAACCGCAACGGCGTGCTGTTCCCTAAGAAAATTAACGGTAACTTCGTGATGCTCTCCCGTCCAAGCGACAGCGGTCATACCCCGTTTGGCGATGTATTCCTGAGTGAGAGTCCTGACTTCGTCTACTGGGGCAAACACCGCCATGTGATGAGCAGAGGCGGTCAGGGCTGGTGGCAGAGCACCAAGATTGGCGGCGGCCCGGCCCCGATTGAAACCTCCGAAGGCTGGCTCATGTTCTACCATGGTGTAACTGGAACCTGCAACGGGCTGGTGTATAGCATGGGTGCGGTTATTCTGGATAAAGACGAACCGTCGAGAGTCAAATACCGCTCCCGGAACTTCGTGCTTACACCGGAAGAATGGTATGAGGAGAGAGGTTTCGTGAACAATGTGCTCTTCCCGTGCGCAACCTTAAATGATGCAGAAACGGGCCGCATTGCCATCTACTACGGGGCGGCTGACACTTATGTAGGTGTTGCATATACAACGGTGCAGGAAATCGTCAACTACGTGATCGACACCCATGAAGAGGTTGGCGATGATGCGGATTTGGGTAAAATCTAG
- a CDS encoding methyl-accepting chemotaxis protein, with the protein MSKSTVRNKSILTRLHPSKSLGVRLFLVFFVATMGIVLSLGYTSYSVAKQTIENNALSANQQTVEQTAEKLDVTLLRFEDNLGQLFYNKDIQQAVSQGSAAAAGTANRTEQAGLISAELKHWLSAVSNVQAVYLIPLNEALPAASAGAVDNEFLAGIRGAAWYKQLQEKPQSLWITEALKQGEAEGVVHFAKSVAGDAGSLGYIAVCDIKTTELASQLSKVDLGMDSYIQLLTTKDEMIASSQHQETDTYLRLGGTLFKGLSESSGSLPTKDEQGKSILAVYGTLESSGWRLLGVVPSENLIKDAGSILNTTYIAVAAAAVVAILIGLWMVRMVSRPLSRLRDLMFKGAEGDLRVRTKVVSHDEIGQLSGSFNMMMERITELVVHTNETAREVLETADALGNASRETAVAAQDIAAATEQIAGGAGNLALEADRGNEMTAQISERMDAVIAAAQEIGGTAHSVEQSSREGVVKLQELLGRTHETGDMTGKLVIKVNELKDTTSSVIRVLEVMQNITQQTNILSLNATIEAARAGEAGKGFTVVADEIRQLAEQSKRSIAVVAGITDRIMNDMHETVAALSEVAPLFGEQMTYVQNTSEIFVSVQGQMNHLITRLDSVSTSIDGLNHSQRVLSETIGNVSSFAEESSAASEEVASLTGEQESVSEYLVNLSAKLENASSKLNERLSKFSV; encoded by the coding sequence TTGAGCAAGTCAACAGTTCGCAATAAAAGTATTCTTACTCGGCTGCATCCCTCCAAGTCGCTGGGGGTGCGGCTCTTTCTCGTGTTTTTCGTTGCGACGATGGGAATCGTTCTGTCTTTGGGCTATACATCCTATTCTGTTGCCAAACAAACTATCGAGAACAATGCGCTGTCCGCTAACCAGCAGACAGTCGAGCAAACCGCAGAGAAGCTTGATGTAACTCTGCTGCGCTTTGAAGATAATCTGGGCCAGCTGTTCTACAACAAGGATATTCAGCAGGCAGTCTCACAAGGGAGTGCTGCTGCCGCAGGTACTGCGAACCGCACGGAACAGGCCGGTCTGATCAGCGCTGAATTGAAGCACTGGCTCTCAGCGGTTTCAAATGTGCAAGCGGTTTATCTGATTCCGCTGAATGAAGCACTGCCTGCCGCGTCAGCGGGAGCTGTGGACAATGAATTCCTGGCGGGTATCCGCGGAGCTGCATGGTATAAGCAGCTGCAGGAGAAGCCGCAGAGCTTATGGATTACCGAGGCTCTGAAGCAAGGTGAAGCAGAAGGCGTGGTCCATTTCGCCAAATCAGTAGCGGGGGATGCCGGAAGCTTAGGGTACATAGCGGTCTGTGACATTAAGACAACGGAGCTGGCCAGCCAGCTCAGCAAAGTCGATCTAGGGATGGACTCTTATATCCAGCTGCTGACTACCAAAGATGAGATGATTGCCTCTTCCCAGCATCAGGAGACAGACACTTACTTACGCCTGGGCGGCACCCTGTTCAAGGGGCTCAGCGAGAGTTCGGGTTCGCTGCCGACCAAGGATGAGCAGGGCAAATCCATTCTTGCTGTATATGGTACGCTGGAAAGCTCGGGCTGGAGACTGCTTGGTGTTGTCCCTTCCGAGAATCTGATCAAGGATGCGGGAAGTATCCTTAATACGACTTACATTGCAGTGGCTGCCGCTGCCGTTGTCGCCATTCTCATTGGCCTCTGGATGGTACGGATGGTCTCCCGGCCGCTGTCGCGCCTGCGGGACCTCATGTTTAAGGGTGCAGAAGGTGACCTGCGTGTACGGACGAAGGTAGTCTCGCATGATGAAATTGGCCAGCTGTCCGGTTCCTTCAATATGATGATGGAACGGATCACAGAACTGGTTGTACATACTAACGAGACCGCCCGTGAAGTACTGGAGACAGCAGATGCCCTGGGCAATGCATCCCGTGAGACGGCTGTGGCCGCACAGGATATCGCTGCAGCAACTGAACAGATTGCCGGCGGGGCAGGAAATCTGGCGCTGGAGGCAGACCGCGGAAATGAAATGACCGCCCAGATCTCCGAGCGGATGGATGCGGTAATTGCTGCCGCCCAGGAGATTGGCGGGACCGCACATAGCGTGGAGCAGTCCAGCAGGGAAGGTGTCGTCAAGCTGCAGGAGCTGCTGGGCAGAACGCATGAGACCGGTGATATGACGGGTAAGCTCGTGATTAAGGTCAATGAACTCAAGGATACCACCTCGTCTGTCATCCGGGTGCTGGAGGTCATGCAGAACATTACCCAGCAGACCAATATTTTATCGCTTAATGCTACTATCGAAGCAGCACGGGCTGGCGAAGCAGGCAAAGGCTTCACCGTGGTCGCTGATGAAATCCGTCAGCTGGCTGAACAGTCCAAGCGTTCCATTGCAGTAGTGGCCGGGATTACCGATAGAATCATGAATGACATGCATGAGACCGTAGCCGCATTATCTGAGGTGGCTCCGTTATTTGGAGAACAGATGACGTATGTTCAGAACACCAGCGAGATCTTCGTCAGTGTACAGGGTCAAATGAATCATCTGATCACCCGGCTGGATTCCGTGTCAACATCCATTGACGGACTGAACCATTCGCAGAGAGTGCTGTCGGAGACGATAGGTAATGTCAGCTCATTCGCGGAAGAATCCTCCGCCGCCTCCGAGGAGGTTGCATCCCTCACCGGCGAGCAGGAGAGTGTGAGCGAATATCTGGTCAATCTCTCCGCCAAACTGGAGAACGCCTCGTCCAAGCTTAATGAACGATTGTCTAAATTTAGCGTGTAG